A genomic region of Rhipicephalus sanguineus isolate Rsan-2018 chromosome 1, BIME_Rsan_1.4, whole genome shotgun sequence contains the following coding sequences:
- the LOC119379121 gene encoding DNA replication complex GINS protein SLD5: MDSEPDVVDIANKYGYVESHEEECTSAEQVVQKLEEAWLNETFSPELLPYQNDIVDCVLDQLRYMQENLQRIDKTDFKATMHKMEVERIQYILTSYLRTRLTKIEKHGAYILRQHETGEIDSDELLSPYERKFARAYIASIEDYLRDVALVHMPFNQQDFNMASVDGGPDLDEFVFLKVKKQTMGVLVDEGTSQSRDGEVIDLDEGSRHIMRYRAIASLVKDGSVVLL; encoded by the exons ATGGATAGTGAGCCGGATGTTGTGGATATAGCGAATAAGTACGGCTATGTAGAAAGTCATGAAGAAGAGTGCACATCGGCGGAGCAAGTCGTACAAAAGCTTGAAGAG GCTTGGCTGAATGAGACTTTTTCTCCTGAATTATTGCCCTACCAAAATGATATCGTTGACTGCGTTCTCGACCAGCTCAGATACATGCAAGAAAACCTACAAAGAATTGACAAGACCGACTTCAAAGCCACGATGCACAAGATGGAA GTTGAGCGGATTCAATACATCCTTACAAGCTACCTCAGAACACGTCTCACGAAGATAGAAAAGCACGGTGCATACATCCTTCGACAACATGAAACAGGCGAAATCGACTCGGATGAGTTGCTATCTCCATACGAAAGAAAATTTGCACGAGC GTACATTGCTAGCATTGAGGACTACCTCCGGGACGTGGCCTTGGTTCACATGCCCTTCAACCAACAAGACTTCAACATGGCATCTGTAG ATGGAGGCCCTGACTTGGATGAGTTTGTCTTTCTCAAGGTGAAAAAGCAAACAATGGGTGTTCTAGTAGATGAAGGAACATCACAAAGCAG AGATGGTGAAGTCATTGATCTTGATGAAGGATCTCGGCACATAATGCGTTACCGTGCCATTGCCTCCCTTGTAAAGGATGGATCAGTAGTATTATTGTGA
- the LOC119379120 gene encoding LOW QUALITY PROTEIN: V-type proton ATPase subunit B-like (The sequence of the model RefSeq protein was modified relative to this genomic sequence to represent the inferred CDS: deleted 1 base in 1 codon), which translates to MPDAKSAVAASREHALAVTRDYISQPRLVYKTVCGVNGPLVILDEVKFPKYAEIVQLVLADGSARTGQVLEVSGSKAVVQVFEGTSGIDAKNTVCEFTGDILRIPVSEDMLGRVFNGSGKPIDKGPPVLAEDFLDIQGQPINPWSRIYPEEMIQTGISAIDVMNSIARGQKIPIFSAAGLPHNDIAAQICRQGGLVKVPGKSVLDSSEDNFAIVFAAMGVNMETARFFKLDFEENGSMENVCLFLNLANDPTIERIITPRLALTTAEFLAYQCEKHVLVILTDMSSYAEALREVSAAREEVPGRRGFPGYMYTDLATIYERAGRVEGRHGSITQIPILTMPNDDITHPIPDLTGYITEGQVYVDRQLHNRQIYPPINVLPSLSRLMKSAIGEGMTRKDHADVSNQLYACYAIGKDVQAMKAVVGEEALSAEDLLYLEFLTKFEKNFISQGSYENRTIFESLDIGWQLLRIFPKEMLKRIPQSLLQEFYPRDGRQGTDSK; encoded by the exons ATGCCCGatgcaaaatcagctgttgccGCAAGCAGGGAGCACGCTCTAGCCGTCACAAGAGATTACATTTCTCAGCCACGGTTGG TCTACAAGACCGTCTGTGGTGTCAACGGCCCCTTGGTCATTTTGGATGAAGTCAAG TTCCCAAAATATGCTGAAATTGTTCAATTGGTCCTTGCTGATGGTAGTGCCCGCACTGGACAGGTGCTGGAGGTCAGCGGGTCAAAAGCTGTTGTACAG gtGTTTGAAGGCACATCCGGTATTGATGCCAAAAACACTGTCTGCGAATTCACTGGAGACATTTTACGAATCCCAGTGTCTGAGGACATGCTTG GCAGGGTATTCAATGGCTCCGGCAAACCTATCGACAAAGGTCCTCCAGTGTTGGCTGAAGACTTCCTCGATATCCAGG GCCAGCCTATCAACCCATGGTCTCGTATCTATCCGGAGGAAATGATTCAAACTGGGATCTCTGCCATTGATGTCATGAACAGTATTGCCCGTGGCCAGAAAATTCCAATCTTCTCTGCAGCTGGTCTTCCTCACAATGAT ATTGCTGCCCAGATCTGTCGTCAAGGTGGCCTTGTGAAGGTTCCTGGGAAAAGTGTCCTCGATTCTTCAGAAGACAACTTTGCC ATTGTTTTCGCTGCGATGGGT GTGAACATGGAAACTGCAAGATTTTTCAAGCTGGACTTTGAAGAAAATGGCTCCATGGAGAATGTGTGTCTGTTCCTGAACCTTGCAAATGACCCAAC TATTGAGAGGATCATCACACCACGTCTTGCCCTGACTACTGCCGAGTTTCTGGCCTACCAGTGTGAGAAGCACGTGCTGGTTATCCTCACAGACATGTCTTCATATGCAGAAGCTTTGCGAGAGGTATCTGCTGCCCGAGAAGAAGTCCCTGGTCGACGTGGCTTTCCAGGTTACATGTACACTGACTTGGCCACAATATATGAGCGGGCTGGACGTGTAGAGGGGCGCCATGGCTCCATCACACAGATTCCCATCTTAACAATGCCCAACGACGACATCACTCACCCCATACCCGACTTGACAGGCTACATCACAGAGGGTCAAGTGTACGTTGATCGGCAGTTACACAACCGGCAG ATCTATCCACCCATCAATGTGTTGCCATCACTGTCTCGACTTATGAAATCTGCCATCGGAGAAGGCATGACGAGGAAGGACCATGCTGATGTCTCTAACCAATTG TATGCCTGCTATGCCATTGGGAAAGATGTACAAGCAATGAAGGCCGTTGTTGGAGAGGAAGCTCTGAGCGCCGAGGACTTGCTGTATCTGGAGTTCCTTACGAAATTCGAAAAGAACTTTATCTCCCAAG